CCGTGACGGTCAAAACCAGGTTAGGCTGGGATGAAGATTCAAAGAATATAGAAGTAGTCGCAGAGCGCCTACAGGATGTTGGGATTAAAGCCCTGGCGATCCATGGCAGAACGCGGTGCCAGTTATATAAAGGCCAGGCGAACTGGGATCTGATTGGTAAAGTGAAGAATAATCCCCGGATTAAGATCCCGATTTTTGGGAATGGGGATATTGATAGTCCGGAGAAGGCACTGGCGTATAAAAATCGATATGGCATAGATGGGATTATGATTGGCCGTGCGGCGATTGGGTATCCATGGATTTTTAGAGAAGTAAGGCATTATATCAATACCGGTGAGTTGCTGCCCGGGCCGAACCTGGCGGAGCGAGTGGCAGCATGTAAGCTGCAGTTAAGTAAGTCGATTGAATGGAGAGGTGCCCAGATGGGGATCTTTGCCATGCGTAAGCATATGACGACTTATCTGAAGGGGTTGCCGGAGTTCCAGGAATTCAGGAAGCGCCTGGTTTCTGCTGTTGTACATGAAGAGATAGAGCAGGTACTGGATGAGATCCTGCTGGCATATGATGGGTTTGAGTTTGAGAACAAACCGATTGAGCTGGTGAATTATCATGAGAATTGTGCGCTGTAACTGGGGGCGCCATTAGCCTGGAGAGCCTTCGTCATTCGCATGACGCACCCGGATAATCGCTACATCGTCTGTAGGCCGCAGGCCAACCTGGTGTTCCAGGTATTTTAGTTTTTTTTCTAATACTCCGCTATCAAATAGTAGATATGCTATCGGGTCTAAGTCCGTTTCTCCTCCTTCCAGTGCCATGAAGGAGCTAATACCATCTGTCGAAATACTGAGATCTTTAAAGCTCGCAACATTCATGATCGCCTGCTTCGTATACCAAGTTTCAAAGTCTTCCTGCAAATGATAGCCCAGGTAATCAGGCCTATTATCCTGCTCAAATATTGTAACCTCACCATCTATACTTACTACACCATCTCCGACTATCAGCCCTGTGCCGGCATTGTGATCCAGTAAAAATACAATGATCGTCGTTAGCATTTCTCTTTGCTCCAGTTGCAGTTGGTTTTTGAGGAGTTTTAGTTCTTGAAATAACTGCTGGATGATGTGCTTTAATTGTTCTGATAAAGATAAGCGGGATGGCTGTATGAATTCAAGGTAATGCCGTTCTTTTACGATCTTTCTCAATAATTTCCCCACCATGGTAGCAATGAAATAACTATCGGTTCCCATGGTACAACCATCCATGACTGCGCATAGTAATCTGTTTGTACCGATGTTGTCATGGAATAAGTAATCTTCGCAGTTTTGTAAGTGGTAAGCGCCTATTTGAAGGGTAGAATCAATGTGCATAGGTTATTGCGCAAAGGTAAAGCTTTTTATTTGAAGGGATTAGTTGTTCCCAGACTAAAAAATTACTTTTTGAGCTGGATCACATTGTTTGACTGAGCCTTTTAAGGTGAAGTGTAAATTCAATTGTATTATTTCATTCTACGCAAAAAATGCGTAGAATATTTCCTCATGCGGAGATTATAGCTTATATTCGACGCAAATATTGCGAAGAATGAGTGCTATATATCTCCATCAACTAAAAGGATGGCCGAATTTTCAATGGAACAATGACGCACTGGCAGGTATTCTTGGAGATGTACGTTTCAGGCAGGGGCGATTATTGGGCAGTATGGAAGGACTGGGATTTAATTTACAGGACGAAGCCACTTTAGAAACCCTTACACTCGATGTTCTAAAATCCAGTGAAATAGAAGGCGAAATCCTCAATCATGACCAGGTCCGCTCCTCAATCGCCCGGCGTTTGGGAATTGAAGTGGCTGGATTAATACCTGCTGACAGAAACGTAGAAGGTATTGTGGAGATGATGCTGGACGCCACCCAACGCTATGACAGGATATTGACTGCCGACCGCCTTTTTGGATGGCAGGCCTCCATGTTTCCTACAGGTTTCAGCGGCATGTATAAGATTGTAGTAGGCTGCTGGCGAAATAACGCTAAAGATGATCCGATGCAGGTCGTTTCCGGAGGTATGGGCCGTGAGAAGGTGCATTTCCAGGCACCTGATTCGGATAAACTGGACAATGAAATGAGCCAGTTTCTTCATTGGTTTAATGCTGAAAACACAATTGATCCTATCATAAAAGCAGCTGTTGCACATCTATGGTTTGTTACCATCCATCCCTTTGACGATGGTAATGGTCGCATAGCCCGTGCTATCACCGATATGCAGCTAACGAGGGCAGATGAGACTCCACGCAGGTTTTATAGTATGTCAGCTCAGATCAGGATAGAACGAAATGGCTATTATGCCATATTGGAAAGTACGCAAAAAGGTACTTTAGATATCACTGAATGGATAGAATGGTTTATCAATTGTCTGGGGCGTGCATTAAATGCTACTGAACTCACATTGGCAGGTGTTATTAAAAAGGCGCGGTTTTGGAACAATTCCCAAACACAGGATTTAAATAGCCGGCAGAAAATGATGCTCAATAAATTATTAGATGGATTTGAGGGCAAATTTACTTCTTCCAAATGGGGGAAAATTGCAAAGTGCTCTCAGGATACCGCTGTTCGGGATATTCAAGACCTGATAGACCGGAACATCCTGGTAAAAGATGGATCAGGAGGGAGGAGTACCGGATATTTGCTTAGTGAAGAAATTCTTAAATAGTTCAAAAAAAGGTAGTATCGAAAGTAAAATGTTTTTTAGCACTCATTTCATAATTAGGTATGTTAATATTGATTATCAATTGAAAATACCTATTATGAAATGAGTGCTGATTACTGCTAATACCAGTGCTTATTTTAATGTGCTTTTATCCTGATCACATTGATAGAATTAGCCTTTAACAACACCTTCATCGAATCCCCCATCACTGTCGATGCCACATATTGCACCGGCGTCTCCATACTATTCTCAGCACCTCCATCTGCACTAATGGTACTGATAGACAACATATGCCTGCCACCTGTTTCCAATTTTAAATCTGTTAATACAGAAGTCGGATACCCATTCACCGCTTTTACAATGATATCTCCATTGGCGGCCTTTCCTGCTATACTATAAAACTGCTGTGGAGGTATATATGTCATGATCAGCGTATCATTCAGATAGCATTTCACCGTATCCTTACCTACTGCCAATTTCACATCATACCAGCGCCCTGTCTCCAATGGATGCAGGTTCTTTTGATCAGTAATTCCCGCGACTTCATACCCATTCGTCACACTCTCAAACACGCAATGACTATTCCAGTAAGAACCAATATGCGCCCGTAAATAGGTATTACTATCCAATACTGCAAAAGGAATCATGAAAGCATTGACGCCGCCTGTCTTCCGGGCTTTTAATTCCAATGTATATGTATCAAATGTATGCCCTTTTAAAACAGCTAATTGCTGTGCACCTTCGGCTGTCTGGGCAATTACGCCATCTGAAACTTTCCAGGCTCCTCGTGGAAAAGCCCATTCTGAAAGCGGATACGCCTGCCCGTTTACTTTGATATCTTTGAATTCAGCTTCGGTATCCCAGGTGCCTAAGCCGATACCACCAGGAAATAATGCCTGGTCATGATCTGCTGAAATCCGCAAGGTAGAAGGTATATTGTAATCTGCTTTATTATCTGCCAGTAATTTAATCGCATAATAGGAAATTCGCGCATAATTCCGCGCCGCATCAAAGTGAATTAAATTCACAGGCCAGTCTACATCGTGTTCGTTGACTAACAGTGGCGCGTAAGAAGACATCTTTACCAGGTCAGCATTCTTCTCCATGCTGAGTACGTAAATCGCATCACTGACTGCCGCCTGCATATTACCGGTGCCGACACCGGAATTGGTCGCGTATTCTCCAACATACATATCCCAGTCGCCACGTTTGTATTTATCAAAATGATCGAAGTTCCGCATGCTCCAATAAGCATCTTTGTAGGCATGCTCATCTACCCGCTGTACATGTTTCATGCTATCTAATGTATGCCTGTTCACATCACTTATACCCATGCTGGCCAGGATAATAATAGCAGGGTATTTTGCGTGGATCGCATCATAAAAGAGATTATAGCGACGGGCATATACCGGGCCATGCTGTTCATTGCCTACTTCTACATATTTCAAAGGAAATGGTGCCGGGTGACCATTTTCCGCACGCAATGCACCCCATTTAGAGCTTACAGGATCTGTGGCGTATGCTATTGCATCTAATGCATCCTGGATGTAAGGAGCTAACAATGAATCGGGAACAGATGTACCACTGCGGTATTCACAGGAAGTGCCCGCATTGAATACAAACAGGGCATCCGCATGGATGTCTTCACAGAACTGTAAGTATTCATGATAACCAAAACCATCACTGCTCCAATATCCCCAGGGGCTGAATGTGCCAGGACGATCTTCTAATTTCCCGATGGTGTTTTTCCAGTTAGGTGCGCTTTCGATAGTGATCCCTTCTACAAAACAACCACCAGGCCACCTTACAAATGAAGGATGCAGGCTATCTATCAAAGTGGCAATGTCATTACGTAATCCATTAGGGCGATTGTGAAATGTTTTAGTGGGAAATAAGGAAACGAAGTCTATATAAGCAGTGCCTTTGTCTTTAAATTCTAAGACCAGTTTTGCGTTAGATGCTGTACTACCTGGTACAAATACACATTCATATTTTTTCCAGTCACCACCGGGTGCCAAAAAGTTGCGGGTATCCAGGATCCGATCTCCTTCTTTCAATCTTGCAGCAACACTTCCCTTATATCCTCTCAGGTAAAAAGATAGTTGATAGCTTTCACCTGCTTTTACGGCAATTCCCCAGAACCCTTCATTGCTAAGTACCGCAGGAGATTGCAGACGCAATGAATGAGGAGATGCCGGAGATAAAGGATGATCGGTGCTTAAACTTGCTATTCCTGAATTACGTCCGTCTTTTAATGTTGCCGGCTGAGAAGCACGCTGCATTCCGGAAGAATGTGCCGATCCTGAAAAACTTGCAGCTGTCGATTCCTCTTCTCCCGAAACCGAAACTGTCCACGCCGGCCACTCACTCTTATAAGGCCATTCCATCTTCCACTCCGTAGGCGGGGCCTCCAGCATACCATTCACCAATCGCGTACCCGCCGGTATCCGGCTCTCCTCAAAACCCCTGTTCTGGATCATCTCCGCATACAAGCCTCCCTCGCCCGCATGACTGATCTCCTCGAAAAAGATCCCATGCAATGTTGCAGGTACCGCACTACCCGGAACATTATTTTTAATAGTAATCTCTGCACTGAGCGCCGGCGTCACCTTTATTAACCTTACTCCATGCGGAGGTATTCTTGCACGATAGGTATCTTTAAATATTCCCTCATCCTGCTGCCGCCATACATTTCGTACTAATGAAGATTCCTTCAAAGCAACTGCTACTTCCCGATACACCGTATCCAGGTTAAAGAGTCCAATTGCCCGGCTACCATCTGCCAATTCTTTTACCCATATATTATCACTCACTCTCTGCGCCTGCTTCCCCAATGTATCCTGGTCAATCGCTATCACCTCATCATTCGTCAGCAAATTTAGTGTGAAACTATCCAGCTTACTTATATCACAACCAATCAACAAGGGCGCTGATAATAAACTCCACAAACTCACATGCGTATACTGCTCATCAGGCGTCAACCTTGACGGATGCAAACTCTCGCCCCAACCCACCTGACCTACTATCATCATATCCGGATCATTCCACTTACCCGGCCCTGCAAAAGACGCCAATGGCCCCTGGCTAAATCCAATATTATATAAGCTCTCCCAGGTATCGTCGATGTCCTCTGTGGTTCGCCAGCTTTGCGCCCCTACTGTATGCCCCCATTCCCATACCCGTTTCATCCCATACTGGCAAAGATTATACACTATATCACGGGATTGAGCCGCCAGCGCATCCTGCATTACCTTAAACGGATATACGTAAGCAGCCAGCGAAGTATCTGTCTGCACATAACTACACCAGTCATATTTTAAGTAGTCCACCCCCCACGCTCCATATGCATTTGCATCTGCCACCTCATGCTGATAAGAACCCAGGAAGCCTCCACAGGTCAGTGGGCCAGGGGAGGAGTAGATGCCATATTTCAAACCATGCCCATGCAACCATGCACCTAGTGATTTCATATCGCTGAACTTCTCATTCGGCGATAAACTCCCATCCGCATTGCGTGCTGCCGCCTGCCAGCCATCGTCTATATTGATATACGACCAGCCATGATCTGCCAGGCCTTTATCTATCAATGCCTGTGCAGAGCTTTTGACTTTTTCTTCGCTGACACTCACTCCCCAGCAGTTCCAGCTATTCCAGCCCATAGGTGGGGTGAGTTGTAAAAGTGAATCGACTTTTATCAACAAGTTTTTATTGGTAGTACCATGCGCATTGGACACTTGTATATCGAGGTAATACCTGCCTTTCGCCGCAATGCTCCCCTTTATAATATTCCCTTCCTGCACCAGGCCAACAGGCAATCCTGTTACCTTATAAGATAAAGGTGCTTCGCCCGTAGCCGCTATTCTAAACAATATAGGATGACCCGGACGTGCACCTAACACTGGTGCATTATTAATTTTTGGAAATACACTACCAGCCGGCGTTTGGATATAAGGTACTATTATCTGCCCGGAAGTTTTTAGCCCCGTTACTTTTTCCTGGAACGTATACTTGAATACAATGCCATCCTTTTGCGGAACATTAAAAGAAAACACTTTTTCTTCAAATGGTGCCAGCTTGTACACGCCTGATATTTTTTGAATTTCTTTTCCCTCGTCTGCAATTTCATAACTAAATGTACCGTCTACACGTACACCAAAATTATTTTTAATCTTTCCCAAACTTACACTCAGCCCATCCACTTTTTCCAGCATATCCACAAAAGGCTGACCCATAAAGATGCCCCCGGTTCCTCCACCATCATACACCTTCACTGCTATCACATTTTCCTGCCCCCACTTTATCGCCGGATGATTCACCGGCAGATGATATGACCGCACATTCGGCCACTTCGTTACATAGCCTCCCGGATCCTCCGGCATATTGCCCGTTTTCCCAATCTGTATCCCGTTCAGATACGTCACATCACAATCATTCACATGCGCCAGGAAAATCCTTAAACTATCTTTCCAATGGCCTGTTTTCTGCAGGCGAACATGAAACCGGTACCAGGCATATCCATGATAATCAGGATACCCCTGTTCCTGCCATACCTTGCCCGCTACCATCTCCTTCCATGAATGGTCGTTCAAGGATGGCGAAGACAAATCTTCGGCAGCTTCACTTGTTTTGAACTTTGCAGCAGAGAGCATTACAGCCCCGGGGTGCTGGGCAAAAAGGTGCTGGGGCAAAAGTGATTGCCCTAAAAATGGAAGGGCGTAAAACAGCAAAAAGAGGCGCAGGTATCTGGTCATACCGCAATTTAAGCAGCCTGCCATTTTGTGAGTTTACACATTTTGCCGTATCTTGCGCAGATTTTAGTAAAATTAAATTGTAACCCCATGCCTTACATTATGGTAGACATCGAGAGCGATGGCCCTATACCCGGAGATTTCTCCATGATTTCATTCGGTGCCGTTCTCGTAAATGAACAATTAGACCAGACCTTCTATGGTCAGTTAGCCCCCATTTCAGACAACTACATTCCCGAAGCCCTCGCCGTATCCGGATTTAGCAGGGAAGAGACGAAGACTTTTGATGATGCGAAAACAGTGATGACTGCATTCATGAACTGGATTGATAGTGTGTGTGGTAAAGACCGTCCTATCCTGATCAGTGATAACAATGGCTTTGATAGCATGTTCATTGCCTGGTATTTCCATCACTTTGTTGGTGTCAATCCATTCGGTCACAGCTCACAGAATTTGGGTAGTCTTTTCAAAGGAATGGAAAAGGATATGTTTAAGAATTTCAAACATCTGCGCGTGACGAAACATACACATCACCCGGTGGATGATGCGAAAGGGAATGCGGAGGCACTGCTGGTTATGAAGAAGACAATGGGTTTAAAGATCAGACTTTGATTGGAAAAGACTAAGCTGGTGGAGGATGCTAACATCCTCGGCCCAACTTAAAACTGCGGCACCGGCCGCCCTCCAAACTGGCTGATGTTATACGTAAACATAAGCAGCGCATACCTGCCTCTCGTTTGCGTCCATGAATCAACCACACTTGTCGCCCCTACACTCCTGCTAGCCCCGGATTGCTGATTCAACAAATCTTTCACCGACACACTCAATTGCCCCGCTTTCTTCTTTAAGAATCGATACCGCAAACTCGGAGATAAATACGGAAAATCTGGCTGATAATTGCTAGGCAGGCTGCTGTTGTAATTGTAATACACAGACAGTCCGCCTTCCCAATCATTTATTCCATATTCCACTCTGCCATTTAACCCCGTATTAAAATAAGATGTATTCAATCCCACTGATGTAGACATCGTATTATACCCGGGAGAAATACCCAACTCCATATCCAGTCCTTTTTTGTCATTATAGTTCCAGTTGCAACCCGCATTCACATACAATGAACGACTATCATTCCGCACATTATTACTCAATACCGGGTTCTTCGAATAAGTAACGTTACCTGATATATTAAAACTGGATCTACCTGTTGTAGGTGGTAATGACATATTCACCATCAGCATCGTTTGCTGCTGCCCTTCGATATTCACCGGCTTACTTACTCTCGCGCCATTACTCAGTAGTGTCGTTGCCGTTCCTATACTATGTGAAACAATACTCTGCATCAATGTTACAGACATCATCCGCATGCCCGTCATCCTGATCAATGAGAGATTTATATTATGGGTATAAGGTTGCTGCAGATCAGGATTCCCCTCCATAATGAAAAGCGAATCCGTCGTCATCGTCACGGGTTGTAATTGCTGGATCATCACCTGATTTGGTTTGCCATTGTAGGTCAGCTGTAAAGTATTGCTCATTGCCGGACTATAACTAAATGAGAATTGCGGCAACATATTTACATAGTGCTTTGACAAACTTGAATGATTTGTTTTGTTCTCCCCATGCAGCCAGTCACTTTCTATTCCCATACCCGCCACCAGGTTGAAATTGTTTATTGTCTTTGATACATTTGCCTGCAAAGACCCGGCATGATAGATATTCCCATAGGTATTACTCTGCGTGGTATCTAGCTGGTCAAAATGCCCGCTTGCCTCATTGTATTTAAGCGTCCTGTATTTATTATTATCCTTACTGAATGTGTAACCAGCCTGTGCCTGCAAACTGAATTTATTTCCCAATGGCAGACTGTAACTGCTATTGGAATTGATATTCAGTGACTGGTTATTGCTTTTATTCTGCTGATGAATTGCCTTGCTATAAGTAGCATATTTCGTCTCACTGTTATTCGTTGATACCGATTCATTGTCACTGTTCCTGATATTTATGGTAGACATGAACCTTTCTCCTATTCTTTTAAAACTATGCGACAGGTTCATATTCGTTCCAATGGAAGTATTGGTACCCGTACTATTATTGCTGCCTGTTGTCTGGTAAGTTTGTACGCCCGTTTTCTCAAATTGTTGCGAGGCCTGTTGGGTAGAGTTATTCTCTGTTTTATTGATGCCGAAAGACGGACTCATTACAAAGAAGGTTTTCCCCCCTCTTCCTGTATTCAGGTTACCATTAAACTGGTGGCTGTAATTATTCATCACACCTGTTGATACCTGGTCCTGGATCGTAGAGGAGTCATTCGGGTAAATGTTCAGCGCATGTGAGCGGGAGGATGATTCATTTCGTATACCCGTAGAAAGTGCATTTGCCGAAAACCCGATTTGCTTATTCCTGTTATCCCGGTAAGTGGCCGCGCCATTCAGCAATCGTTGTTTCCCACTCCCCACGGCGACTGCATCCATTCCCATTCTTTCTCTTTCCACATTGCCCAGGTCTCCCATTACTGAATACTGTTGTCCGCCATTCATCCTGTTTATATCGCCTGTCAGCGTATAGGTGTCAGCGGTACCTATACCTGCACCTCCTTTTCCAAATGTACCTTTCCGCTTATTCGCCTGTAACACGATATTTAATGTTCTCGGACCGTTAGGTGATTTGCTCAGTGAATCCGTCTTATATACCTGGATCTTCTTTACAATCTCTGCAGGCAGGTGTGAAAGTGCCATTTGCTTATCTCCGGTAAAGAAAGGTTCGCCATCTACTGTTAACTGGTCGATCGCAATTCCATTGACGGTCATTGTACCATCGTTATTGATCTGGATCCCGGGCAGTAACTGTACGAGTTTTGCCAGCTCCGCATAAGGCCGGGTAGGGAAGCGGCTGGCATTAAATTCCAGGGTATCCTTTTTGATCACCATCGGCGGCTCCGCTACCACAAGGGTATCCAGGGTCCTTGCAGAGAGGAACATATAAATGGTATCCAGGTTCAGCAAAGGATGCCGTGCATCTAAACTAATTGTTCTGCGCACCGGTGCCAGCCCGGAAAACGAAATATGAATCGTATAATCACCATAAGGTATATTATCGCAACTAAATCCCCCGGTCGCATCAGAGAACACAGATTTCTGCGCCGCAGTTCCTTTCAGTAGTGTGATGTAAGCATCCTTCAGCGTTATGTGTGTGATGGTATCAGCGAGCTGTCCATATACCTTACCCGTCTTTTGAGCAATAGCAGGCACAGAGACTGACAGTAACAGGTACAGCAGAATATTCTTTAATGATGGCATCCAGGTTAAATGGTTGGGTTTGATCGTAAAATTAATCATTTAGTATGGTTAACAAAAAGTTAATATGGTTCAACGGCATTATAGAATAGCTTTGCAGCTACTCAAGTCGTATGGAAGTAGGACAAAACGGTGATATACAACTTTGGGAGCAGTTTTGCAGAGGGGATAGGCGTGCATTCGATGGCGTGTGGACTTATTGGTTCCCTATACTATTTAAATACTGTAACAGGTTTACTGAGGACAAGGGCCTGATTAAAGATGTATTACAGGATTTTTTTATTGAATTATTTACCAGCCGTTCCCGGCGTAATAATGTACAGCATTTAAAGAGCTACCTGATGATAGCTGTACGACGCAAGCTCTTGCGCGCAATCAATCAACAGAAAGCCCGGTTCACTGAAGACCTGGGCGATGATGAAAGCTATGGCTTTTACCTCGATCTCTCCGCCGATCATTCTATCATTTCACAGCAGGATTTACTCAATCGAAAACAGG
This window of the Chitinophaga sancti genome carries:
- the dusB gene encoding tRNA dihydrouridine synthase DusB, which gives rise to MVKIDQIVLPDFPLLLAPMEDVSDPPFRVVCKENGADLVYTEFISSEGLVKDTEKCRRRLTIFGEERPVGVQIFGGDEDKLAMAARIVDMTQPDLLDINFGCPIKGIVNRGAGSGVLKNIDLMVRLTEACVKATHLPVTVKTRLGWDEDSKNIEVVAERLQDVGIKALAIHGRTRCQLYKGQANWDLIGKVKNNPRIKIPIFGNGDIDSPEKALAYKNRYGIDGIMIGRAAIGYPWIFREVRHYINTGELLPGPNLAERVAACKLQLSKSIEWRGAQMGIFAMRKHMTTYLKGLPEFQEFRKRLVSAVVHEEIEQVLDEILLAYDGFEFENKPIELVNYHENCAL
- a CDS encoding alpha-L-arabinofuranosidase C-terminal domain-containing protein, translated to MTRYLRLFLLFYALPFLGQSLLPQHLFAQHPGAVMLSAAKFKTSEAAEDLSSPSLNDHSWKEMVAGKVWQEQGYPDYHGYAWYRFHVRLQKTGHWKDSLRIFLAHVNDCDVTYLNGIQIGKTGNMPEDPGGYVTKWPNVRSYHLPVNHPAIKWGQENVIAVKVYDGGGTGGIFMGQPFVDMLEKVDGLSVSLGKIKNNFGVRVDGTFSYEIADEGKEIQKISGVYKLAPFEEKVFSFNVPQKDGIVFKYTFQEKVTGLKTSGQIIVPYIQTPAGSVFPKINNAPVLGARPGHPILFRIAATGEAPLSYKVTGLPVGLVQEGNIIKGSIAAKGRYYLDIQVSNAHGTTNKNLLIKVDSLLQLTPPMGWNSWNCWGVSVSEEKVKSSAQALIDKGLADHGWSYINIDDGWQAAARNADGSLSPNEKFSDMKSLGAWLHGHGLKYGIYSSPGPLTCGGFLGSYQHEVADANAYGAWGVDYLKYDWCSYVQTDTSLAAYVYPFKVMQDALAAQSRDIVYNLCQYGMKRVWEWGHTVGAQSWRTTEDIDDTWESLYNIGFSQGPLASFAGPGKWNDPDMMIVGQVGWGESLHPSRLTPDEQYTHVSLWSLLSAPLLIGCDISKLDSFTLNLLTNDEVIAIDQDTLGKQAQRVSDNIWVKELADGSRAIGLFNLDTVYREVAVALKESSLVRNVWRQQDEGIFKDTYRARIPPHGVRLIKVTPALSAEITIKNNVPGSAVPATLHGIFFEEISHAGEGGLYAEMIQNRGFEESRIPAGTRLVNGMLEAPPTEWKMEWPYKSEWPAWTVSVSGEEESTAASFSGSAHSSGMQRASQPATLKDGRNSGIASLSTDHPLSPASPHSLRLQSPAVLSNEGFWGIAVKAGESYQLSFYLRGYKGSVAARLKEGDRILDTRNFLAPGGDWKKYECVFVPGSTASNAKLVLEFKDKGTAYIDFVSLFPTKTFHNRPNGLRNDIATLIDSLHPSFVRWPGGCFVEGITIESAPNWKNTIGKLEDRPGTFSPWGYWSSDGFGYHEYLQFCEDIHADALFVFNAGTSCEYRSGTSVPDSLLAPYIQDALDAIAYATDPVSSKWGALRAENGHPAPFPLKYVEVGNEQHGPVYARRYNLFYDAIHAKYPAIIILASMGISDVNRHTLDSMKHVQRVDEHAYKDAYWSMRNFDHFDKYKRGDWDMYVGEYATNSGVGTGNMQAAVSDAIYVLSMEKNADLVKMSSYAPLLVNEHDVDWPVNLIHFDAARNYARISYYAIKLLADNKADYNIPSTLRISADHDQALFPGGIGLGTWDTEAEFKDIKVNGQAYPLSEWAFPRGAWKVSDGVIAQTAEGAQQLAVLKGHTFDTYTLELKARKTGGVNAFMIPFAVLDSNTYLRAHIGSYWNSHCVFESVTNGYEVAGITDQKNLHPLETGRWYDVKLAVGKDTVKCYLNDTLIMTYIPPQQFYSIAGKAANGDIIVKAVNGYPTSVLTDLKLETGGRHMLSISTISADGGAENSMETPVQYVASTVMGDSMKVLLKANSINVIRIKAH
- a CDS encoding exonuclease domain-containing protein; this encodes MPYIMVDIESDGPIPGDFSMISFGAVLVNEQLDQTFYGQLAPISDNYIPEALAVSGFSREETKTFDDAKTVMTAFMNWIDSVCGKDRPILISDNNGFDSMFIAWYFHHFVGVNPFGHSSQNLGSLFKGMEKDMFKNFKHLRVTKHTHHPVDDAKGNAEALLVMKKTMGLKIRL
- a CDS encoding Fic family protein, which produces MSAIYLHQLKGWPNFQWNNDALAGILGDVRFRQGRLLGSMEGLGFNLQDEATLETLTLDVLKSSEIEGEILNHDQVRSSIARRLGIEVAGLIPADRNVEGIVEMMLDATQRYDRILTADRLFGWQASMFPTGFSGMYKIVVGCWRNNAKDDPMQVVSGGMGREKVHFQAPDSDKLDNEMSQFLHWFNAENTIDPIIKAAVAHLWFVTIHPFDDGNGRIARAITDMQLTRADETPRRFYSMSAQIRIERNGYYAILESTQKGTLDITEWIEWFINCLGRALNATELTLAGVIKKARFWNNSQTQDLNSRQKMMLNKLLDGFEGKFTSSKWGKIAKCSQDTAVRDIQDLIDRNILVKDGSGGRSTGYLLSEEILK
- a CDS encoding protein phosphatase 2C domain-containing protein, with the protein product MHIDSTLQIGAYHLQNCEDYLFHDNIGTNRLLCAVMDGCTMGTDSYFIATMVGKLLRKIVKERHYLEFIQPSRLSLSEQLKHIIQQLFQELKLLKNQLQLEQREMLTTIIVFLLDHNAGTGLIVGDGVVSIDGEVTIFEQDNRPDYLGYHLQEDFETWYTKQAIMNVASFKDLSISTDGISSFMALEGGETDLDPIAYLLFDSGVLEKKLKYLEHQVGLRPTDDVAIIRVRHANDEGSPG
- a CDS encoding RNA polymerase sigma factor, with amino-acid sequence MEVGQNGDIQLWEQFCRGDRRAFDGVWTYWFPILFKYCNRFTEDKGLIKDVLQDFFIELFTSRSRRNNVQHLKSYLMIAVRRKLLRAINQQKARFTEDLGDDESYGFYLDLSADHSIISQQDLLNRKQVVQHIVNGLSNRQREAIYLYFFENIGYESIAEIMSMKEVKYARTLIYRALDEMREVLERNKQLTELL
- a CDS encoding TonB-dependent receptor, yielding MINFTIKPNHLTWMPSLKNILLYLLLSVSVPAIAQKTGKVYGQLADTITHITLKDAYITLLKGTAAQKSVFSDATGGFSCDNIPYGDYTIHISFSGLAPVRRTISLDARHPLLNLDTIYMFLSARTLDTLVVAEPPMVIKKDTLEFNASRFPTRPYAELAKLVQLLPGIQINNDGTMTVNGIAIDQLTVDGEPFFTGDKQMALSHLPAEIVKKIQVYKTDSLSKSPNGPRTLNIVLQANKRKGTFGKGGAGIGTADTYTLTGDINRMNGGQQYSVMGDLGNVERERMGMDAVAVGSGKQRLLNGAATYRDNRNKQIGFSANALSTGIRNESSSRSHALNIYPNDSSTIQDQVSTGVMNNYSHQFNGNLNTGRGGKTFFVMSPSFGINKTENNSTQQASQQFEKTGVQTYQTTGSNNSTGTNTSIGTNMNLSHSFKRIGERFMSTINIRNSDNESVSTNNSETKYATYSKAIHQQNKSNNQSLNINSNSSYSLPLGNKFSLQAQAGYTFSKDNNKYRTLKYNEASGHFDQLDTTQSNTYGNIYHAGSLQANVSKTINNFNLVAGMGIESDWLHGENKTNHSSLSKHYVNMLPQFSFSYSPAMSNTLQLTYNGKPNQVMIQQLQPVTMTTDSLFIMEGNPDLQQPYTHNINLSLIRMTGMRMMSVTLMQSIVSHSIGTATTLLSNGARVSKPVNIEGQQQTMLMVNMSLPPTTGRSSFNISGNVTYSKNPVLSNNVRNDSRSLYVNAGCNWNYNDKKGLDMELGISPGYNTMSTSVGLNTSYFNTGLNGRVEYGINDWEGGLSVYYNYNSSLPSNYQPDFPYLSPSLRYRFLKKKAGQLSVSVKDLLNQQSGASRSVGATSVVDSWTQTRGRYALLMFTYNISQFGGRPVPQF